In the Helianthus annuus cultivar XRQ/B chromosome 11, HanXRQr2.0-SUNRISE, whole genome shotgun sequence genome, one interval contains:
- the LOC110887570 gene encoding probably inactive leucine-rich repeat receptor-like protein kinase At5g48380, with amino-acid sequence MENSSLLILHILFILACFAICNYAVKSDIDCLRSIKESLEDPENLLSSWDFSNNTEGHICGFTGVECWHPDESTVLNIRLSDMGLRGPFPLGVKNCTSLTGIDLSNNHLTGHIPSDVAHVLSFVTTVDLSSNSLSGPIPPGFGNLSFMNVLRLDNNQLTGQIPPGLSELKRLKKFSVANNRLSGKVPIELQLYNFPADSYANNLELCQGRSYVFGDPK; translated from the coding sequence ATGGAGAATAGTAGTTTGCTGATCTTGCATATCTTATTCATACTAGCTTGCTTTGCTATATGCAATTATGCGGTTAAGTCAGACATTGATTGCCTCAGATCCATCAAGGAGTCCCTTGAAGACCCCGAGAATCTCTTATCTTCATGGGATTTTAGCAATAATACTGAAGGTCACATATGTGGCTTTACTGGAGTCGAATGCTGGCACCCTGATGAAAGCACGGTTCTGAACATTCGCTTATCAGACATGGGACTCAGAGGACCATTTCCGTTAGGCGTAAAAAACTGCACCAGCTTAACCGGGATAGATCTTTCTAACAACCACCTCACTGGACACATTCCTTCTGATGTTGCACATGTTTTATCATTCGTCACAACGGTGGATCTCTCTAGCAACAGTCTGTCAGGTCCAATTCCACCTGGCTTTGGCAATTTAAGTTTCATGAATGTTCTGAGGCTTGATAACAACCAACTTACAGGCCAAATCCCTCCAGGATTGTCTGAACTTAAACGCCTCAAGAAATTTAGTGTTGCTAACAATAGATTGTCAGGAAAAGTACCCATAGAGCTCCAATTGTATAACTTCCCTGCCGACAGCTATGCAAACAACCTAGAGCTTTGCCAGGGCCGTTCCTACGTTTTTGGAGACCCTAAGTGA
- the LOC110887568 gene encoding inactive LRR receptor-like serine/threonine-protein kinase BIR2: HATLDSRWRDIVFQILIILACFAISNAVQSDIDCLISIKESLQDPENLLHSWDFNNNTEGFVCRFFGVECWHPDESKVMNLRLSDMGLRGPFPLGVKNCTSLTELDLSSNHLTGQLPSNVSDFMQFLTKLDLSSNNLSGPIPSSFCNLSFINVLRLDNNQLTGQIPLELAGLDRIKEFDVANNRLSGQVPIFRSSSISADSYAGNLGLCGPPLDPCVWRAEKDLFLAGFAVGFPFFTIVTLLMVYCSTRLSMSNMRSFLLMVKKIKGRKQDLISQSPDILLTEQNNTEESKVTSMEKYIRRLSLVELKLATNNFDTKSEIGYGNMGIMYKAVFPNSMMLAVKRLHKFESFEKEFLLEIQILGRLRNTNLVPLLCFCFEMDKKFLVYKYMSNGTLHQWLHSRPQVEGRKMGWTLRLRIAVGIARGLAWLHHNNALQSSGAITIAPPPFFPAMAPSVAVCRRYAGAKRHTAPHMPPHNTYSYKEDVYSFGILLLELVSGKERPSIETESLGDDVCSEEFNMIDECLVGQGFDEEIYETLGIAKKCIQTHKNGATSMLEVYQSIRAVGISRNEISVDLYMDLEGNTEDI, from the exons CATGCAACATTAGATTCACGATGGAGAGACATAGTCTTTCAGATACTAATCATTCTAGCTTGCTTTGCTATAAGCAATGCAGTTCAGTCGGACATTGATTGCCTAATATCCATCAAAGAATCCCTCCAAGACCCCGAGAATCTCTTACATTCCTGGGATTTTAACAACAATACTGAAGGCTTCGTGTGTCGCTTTTTTGGAGTCGAATGCTGGCACCCTGATGAAAGCAAGGTTATGAATCTTCGCTTATCAGACATGGGACTCAGAGGACCATTTCCATTAGGCGTAAAAAACTGCACCAGCTTGACCGAATTGGATCTTTCTAGCAACCACCTCACAGGACAACTTCCTTCTAATGTTTCAGATTTCATGCAATTCCTCACAAAACTGGATCTCTCAAGCAACAATCTCTCGGGTCCAATTCCATCTAGCTTTTGCAATTTAAGCTTCATTAATGTTCTGAGGCTTGATAACAACCAACTTACAGGCCAAATCCCTTTGGAGTTGGCCGGCCTTGATCGCATCAAGGAATTTGATGTTGCTAACAATAGATTGTCGGGACAGGTACCCATATTCCGCAGTAGTTCCATATCTGCAGACAGCTATGCAGGCAACCTTGGGCTTTGTGGACCTCCCTTGGATCCTTGTGTCTGGAGAGCTGAGAAGGATCTCTTTCTCGCAGGGTTTGCTGTAGGATTTCCTTTTTTTACTATAGTTACGTTGCTTATGGTCTACTGTTCGACTAGGTTGTCTATGAGCAACATGAGGTCTTTTCTTCTCATGGTCAAGAAAATAAAGGGACGGAAGCAAGACTTGATTTCGCAAAGCCCGGATATCTTGTTAACTGAGCAGAACAATACCGAAGAAAGCAAG GTAACATCCATGGAAAAGTATATCCGAAGACTAAGTTTGGTGGAACTCAAGTTGGCAACCAATAATTTTGACACTAAAAGTGAAATTGGCTATGGAAACATGGGAATCATGTACAAGGCTGTGTTTCCAAACAGTATGATGCTTGCAGTCAAGAGACTTCATAAGTTTGAGAGCTTTGAGAAAGAGTTCTTATTAGAAATACAAATTTTAGGAAGATTGCGGAACACAAACTTAGTACCATTGTTATGCTTTTGCTTTGAAATGGATAAGAAATTTCTTGTTTACAAATACATGTCTAATGGAACCCTCCATCAATGGCTACACTCTAGGCCGCAAGTGGAAGGTAGGAAGATGGGATGGACTTTAAGGTTGAGGATCGCAGTAGGGATAGCACGAGGACTTGCGTGGTTACATCATAACAACGCCCTACAG AGTAGCGGCGCCATCACCATCGCGCCTCCTCCATTTTTTCCAGCCATGGCGCCCTCCGTGGCGGTGTGCCGGCGCTATGCAGGCGCGAAGAGGCATACCGCCCCTCACATGCCGCCCCATAACACATACTCTTACAAGGAGGATGTCTATAGCTTTGGGATTTTGTTGCTCGAGTTAGTATCAGGTAAAGAAAGGCCATCTATAGAAACGGAGTCTCTAGGAGATGATGTATGTAGTGAGGAATTCAATATGATTGATGAATGTTTAGTAGGACAAGGATTCGATGAGGAAATATATGAAACACTTGGAATAGCAAAGAAGTGCATTCAAACACACAAAAATGGGGCAACAAGTATGCTTGAAGTGTATCAATCAATTCGTGCCGTTGGAATATCAAGAAACGAAATTTCTGTTGATTTGTATATGGACTTGGAAGGTAACACAGAAGATATATAG
- the LOC110887569 gene encoding probably inactive leucine-rich repeat receptor-like protein kinase At5g48380: MTMEKYVRPLSLEEIKLATNDFDMKNEIGFGYMGVMYKAVFPNGLLVAVKRLHKFESFEKEFLLEIDILGRLRHRNLVQLLSFCFEMGKKFLVYKYMSNGTLHQWLHSRPQGEGMKMGWSLRLRIAVGVARGLAWLHHNDILRVAHLKITSQCSLLDDKFEPKISNFGNSNILMNTCGALSSGCTFVVPHSSPSPYKDDVYSFGILLLELVSGRERPSVETESLGDDVCDGEINMIDEFLIG; the protein is encoded by the coding sequence ATGACCATGGAAAAGTATGTCCGCCCGTTGAGTTTGGAGGAAATCAAATTGGCAACCAATGattttgacatgaaaaatgaaaTTGGCTTTGGATACATGGGAGTGATGTACAAGGCTGTGTTTCCAAACGGTCTGTTGGTTGCAGTCAAGAGGCTACATAAGTTCGAGAGCTTCGAAAAAGAGTTCTTACTAGAAATAGACATTCTAGGAAGATTGCGGCACAGGAATTTAGTACAACTGCTATCTTTTTGCTTTGAAATGGGGAAGAAATTTTTGGTGTACAAATATATGTCAAATGGAACCCTCCATCAATGGCTTCACTCTAGGCCACAAGGGGAAGGTATGAAAATGGGATGGAGTTTAAGGTTGAGGATCGCGGTAGGGGTAGCACGAGGACTTGCATGGCTGCATCATAACGACATTCTCCGGGTAGCCCATCTAAAGATCACTTCACAATGTAGCTTACTAGACGATAAGTTTGAGCCCAAGATATCAAATTTTGGGAATTCAAATATACTGATGAATACATGTGGCGCGCTTTCAAGTGGTTGCACTTTTGTGGTTCCACATTCTAGTCCTAGTCCTTACAAGGACGACGTTTATAGCTTTGGGATTTTGTTGCTCGAGTTAGTTTCTGGTAGAGAAAGGCCATCTGTAGAGACGGAGTCCCTGGGAGATGATGTATGTGATGGGGAAATCAATATGATTGATGAATTTTTAATAGGGTGA